Part of the Sphingorhabdus pulchriflava genome is shown below.
CGATCATCGGCATGTAGATATGCGGGTGCATTTCGAGCAGCTCGCGGTCGGGCTCGACAAACATCTTGCCGCTGCCAACCACTTTGGAGATGCTTTCGAGTCCACCGGCGACACAGATGTCCATATTGTCGACCAGGATCTGCTTGGCAGCGGTCGCAATGGTCATCAGGCCCGATGAGCACTGACGGTCGATCGTCATAGCGGGGACGGTGACCGGAAGGCCTGCGCGCAGCGCGGCGAGGCGGGCGACGTTACCGCCGGTCGAGCCCTGCTGGGCAGCGGTGCCCATCACAACGTCGTCGATTTCGCCGCCTTCGAGACCAGCACGCTCGACAGCGGCCTTGATCGAATAGGCACCGAGCGTTGCGCCGGTGGTGTTGTTGAATGCGCCGCGCGCTGCCTTGGTCAGCGGGGTACGGGCGGTGGAAACGATTACTGCGTCACGCATGGGAGAATTCCTTTCGACGTTCACGTCGCCCCTGCGCAGGCAGGGGCCGATGTCGGTTTAAGCCATATTCGCCGGAGACACCTCCTGCGGCCCCTGCCTGCGCAGGGGCGACGGCTAAGCTTTTATACGAAAAACTGGGTGATCCACTCGGCGATGCAGGCGGGCTTTTCCTGGCCTTCAATCTCGAGCGTATATTCGATGGTCTGCTGCCACTGGCCGGGGCGCTTCTCCTCCAGCTCAAGCAGCTTGAAATGGGCGCGCACGCGCTTGCCGACGCGCACGGGCGACAGGAAGCGGGTTTTGTTGCCGCCATAGTTGACGCCCATCTTGACGCCATCGATTTTGGGGCAGGTCGATTTCGCCATCAACACGGGCAGCAGCGAGAGCGAGAGAAAACCGTGTGCGATGGTGCCGCCGAACGGCGTCATCTTTGCCATTTCTTCGTTGACGTGGATGAACTGGTGGTCGCCGGTCGCATCGGCGAATTTGTTGACCATATCCTGGTCGACCAGCATCCAATCCGAACTACCGATGACTTCGCCGACCCGGCCTGCGAGTTCGGCAGGTGTTACTCCGCTCATATCCTGCTCCTTGTTGGTGGATTTGCGCGCGGTTTTGCGCCTTTCAGGGCGGCTTGACAAGAGTGCAGCGGTTTTCCCCCGCTGACCCTACGTCACTTCATCGCAAAGCCTAAAGTAAAGCGCGAATCATGTCTTTTTGCGGGGTGTCGACTCCGCTTTTGCTGGCGTTGAATAGGGCATGACCAAGGTGCCATCGGGTGCCGCCGTATAGGTCGTCTGCGTCGGATAGGCGAACTCGATTCCCTCTTCGGCAAAGCGTTTGGCTATACCCAGCCCGATGGTGTGGCGGGCTTTGAACATCTCGTCGACATCCTCGCTCTGCACATCAAAGACCAATTGGAAGTCGAGCGAGCTGGGGGCGAAGGTGTGAAACCCGCCGCGAATGAATTCAGCCCCCTGCGCTTCGACAATTTCGCGCAGCAAAAGAGGCACGCGTTCTGCGGTTTCGGGGCTGGTATGATAAACTAGACTGATCAGGAAATTGACCCGGCGATAGACCGACTGGGTATTGTTGGTGATCTCCTTCTCAAGCAGCTTGGCATTCGAGATGATCTTTTCCTCACCGGTCAGCGCGCGCAGGCGGGTACTCTTCATCCCGATCCGTTCGACCCGCGCGGTTGTGGTGTCATAAGTGATGGTGTCGCCGCGTTTGAACGGGCGGTCGAAGATGATCGACATCGCCGCGAACAGATCGGAGAAGATACCCTGCGCCGCAAGGCCGATGGCGATACCGCCAACGCCAAGGCCCGCAATCAGACCGGTGACATTGACCCCCAGATTGTCGAGGATGACGATCGCTGCAATCGCGAACACCGCAAAGCTGACCAGCAAGCGAATAAGGACCATCGCGCTTTGCAACGTCTCATGCTCACCGCCACTTTCATTGGCGCGGCGCTCGATAAGGCCGATGACGATTTCGCGCAGCCAGATCGCAACCTGCAGGACAACCGCAATAGTGAAGAGCACGTCGATGGTGCGCGCCAGTTGTACGGGCGCATTGGCATAGCCGTTGACCAGTTCGACCGCGACCATGATGCGGAAGAACTTGCCCGTGCGCGCCAAAGTCCGCGCGATGATTGAGGTCATCGCGGAGCGGTCTTCGCTTTCGCGCGCGATCTTGGCAGCGCGGCCTTTGAGCCAGCTCAGCAACAGATACACCAAAGTCGCGGCAATTACGGCGACGGTCAGTTCGGCAATATTTCCGCGCACCCAGATGGTGACGACCTCTGCATAATGATTGAGGCGTTCGCCGATCGCGGCAACTGGATCGTCGGGAATTTTGGGAAGCGGTGCAGTCATGGCGGCAACCCTAACCGGCCACCCTGTTAACGGCAAGGCCCAGTCAGGTCGTCGGGCTTATCTCTTTTGCCTTCAAGCGCTGCTTACGTATCGGCGTCCACGCCGCTTCGTTACGCCTTCGCGCGAGATATGTGTCCAGACCCAGCTGCATCGCAACCAGCATATACACAAAGGGCTGAAAGGCGATGCCGACGAACAGCGAACCGACCAGATAGATGATCTGCGCATTTTGCAGCGCTGTGGCCAGTGGCGCTACCCAGCCTTCGTCCGGCCGATTGCGTCTCTTGTACATGCGGGCAACGATTTCCATCCGCCACACCCCGCCGACATGGATCAGCAGCCAGATGATCAGGCCGGGAAAACCCTGTTCGCCCAGCATTTCAAAAAAGCTCGAATGGTAGGCGCGGCCCTGGTCGACAATTTCGCGGCGATCGACGGCTCCGGTATCGAAGCCATTTTCATCGACGACGGGCAGGTCATAGCGGATCTTGTTGATGCGATAGGCGTCAAATCCACCGCCAAAGGGATGTTCCTTTACGAACTCCCACGTCCATTTCCACACGGCAATCCGCGTTGATGCGGATTCGTCGGTCTTATAGTCTTTGATCGTTTCCATCCTATCCGAGAAAGCGGATGGGATGAAGGGTATCGCGGCAAGCCCGACAAGAGCGGCGCCGGTCAGATAAAGAAACCGCCGCTTTGTCTGACGGATGAACAGCAGCGCGAGCACAGCGATGCAGACCAGCCCGGTGCGTGCCTGTGTGCCGACTGGGATCAGCAGCGCGGCGAGCGTGAGTGCTGCGGCATAGGTCTTCACCTTCCAGTCGGGTTTGAAGATGGTGCCATGCTGCGCCAGCCAGACTATCAGTGGGATGATGGCGATCGCCACGCAACTGATGATGCTGCCTTCATAAAGCCCGGAATTGTCATTAATCAGCAGCACGAGCGAGCCATAGCCACCTCCGCCAAGCGCAGTCTTTATTCCGCCTGTGACGATCAGTGCCGAAGCACAGAGTACCAGCGTGAGCGCCAGCGCCTCAATGCGGAGCCTTGTTTTTAGAAGCAGCGGCAGGAAGGCAGCAAAAACCAGCGCCTTCCACACCCAGCTCCATTTTTCCTGCGCGGCCAAAGGTTCGACCGCGACGGTGGTGGAGTATCCGCAATAGGCGAGCAGCACGAGTAGCAGTGCCCAGCGTGGCGATACACGCACATCGCGTTTATCATCGCTGACCAGAAAGCCAAGGAACGCCAAAGCGAACAGGATCAGCGAGAGCGGAATCGAATTGAGCAGGAAATAGCTCAACCGCTGCGGCGCGATGATATCGATATAGGCATAGACCAATGTGAACAGAAATGGCCGCTTGAATGCCATCAGCATCAGCAGCCCCAGATAGCCGACGAAAAACAGGTCACGCATCGGT
Proteins encoded:
- a CDS encoding mechanosensitive ion channel family protein, whose product is MTAPLPKIPDDPVAAIGERLNHYAEVVTIWVRGNIAELTVAVIAATLVYLLLSWLKGRAAKIARESEDRSAMTSIIARTLARTGKFFRIMVAVELVNGYANAPVQLARTIDVLFTIAVVLQVAIWLREIVIGLIERRANESGGEHETLQSAMVLIRLLVSFAVFAIAAIVILDNLGVNVTGLIAGLGVGGIAIGLAAQGIFSDLFAAMSIIFDRPFKRGDTITYDTTTARVERIGMKSTRLRALTGEEKIISNAKLLEKEITNNTQSVYRRVNFLISLVYHTSPETAERVPLLLREIVEAQGAEFIRGGFHTFAPSSLDFQLVFDVQSEDVDEMFKARHTIGLGIAKRFAEEGIEFAYPTQTTYTAAPDGTLVMPYSTPAKAESTPRKKT
- a CDS encoding putative O-glycosylation ligase, exosortase A system-associated yields the protein MRDLFFVGYLGLLMLMAFKRPFLFTLVYAYIDIIAPQRLSYFLLNSIPLSLILFALAFLGFLVSDDKRDVRVSPRWALLLVLLAYCGYSTTVAVEPLAAQEKWSWVWKALVFAAFLPLLLKTRLRIEALALTLVLCASALIVTGGIKTALGGGGYGSLVLLINDNSGLYEGSIISCVAIAIIPLIVWLAQHGTIFKPDWKVKTYAAALTLAALLIPVGTQARTGLVCIAVLALLFIRQTKRRFLYLTGAALVGLAAIPFIPSAFSDRMETIKDYKTDESASTRIAVWKWTWEFVKEHPFGGGFDAYRINKIRYDLPVVDENGFDTGAVDRREIVDQGRAYHSSFFEMLGEQGFPGLIIWLLIHVGGVWRMEIVARMYKRRNRPDEGWVAPLATALQNAQIIYLVGSLFVGIAFQPFVYMLVAMQLGLDTYLARRRNEAAWTPIRKQRLKAKEISPTT
- a CDS encoding MaoC family dehydratase; this translates as MSGVTPAELAGRVGEVIGSSDWMLVDQDMVNKFADATGDHQFIHVNEEMAKMTPFGGTIAHGFLSLSLLPVLMAKSTCPKIDGVKMGVNYGGNKTRFLSPVRVGKRVRAHFKLLELEEKRPGQWQQTIEYTLEIEGQEKPACIAEWITQFFV